One Oscillatoria sp. FACHB-1406 DNA window includes the following coding sequences:
- a CDS encoding DNA endonuclease has product MDYNVSSKKEQRGILAGMLLGVAQKRDRNFFIERAPSQSAYLLFEKALLEEITQQPVYLRERSNRWGDRVLRLEPKLIPLTRVLVKKLYCGNLKRITRQFLNFLTPQGIAIWFMDKGAKSYKRKAGKIHAIEIALNTHLSKEANEVIARYFLEVWGVDWGLSKSRGTYRLRLGTRAGKNFLTFLRPYIHPSMLGKVQTSYNETAAT; this is encoded by the coding sequence ATGGACTACAATGTCTCATCTAAAAAAGAGCAACGGGGAATTTTAGCGGGAATGCTGTTGGGAGTCGCCCAAAAACGCGATCGCAACTTCTTTATCGAACGCGCCCCGTCGCAAAGCGCTTACCTTCTGTTCGAGAAAGCACTACTCGAGGAGATTACCCAACAGCCAGTGTACCTTCGAGAACGGAGCAATCGCTGGGGCGATCGCGTCCTGCGCCTCGAACCAAAACTGATTCCCCTAACTCGAGTCTTAGTTAAGAAACTCTATTGCGGCAATCTCAAACGAATTACCCGTCAATTTCTCAATTTCTTAACCCCTCAAGGAATCGCCATTTGGTTTATGGACAAGGGCGCAAAATCGTACAAGCGCAAAGCCGGTAAAATCCACGCGATCGAAATTGCCCTCAATACCCATCTCTCGAAGGAAGCCAACGAGGTAATCGCGCGCTATTTTTTGGAAGTGTGGGGCGTTGATTGGGGGTTAAGCAAAAGTCGAGGAACTTATCGCCTGCGCTTGGGGACTCGGGCGGGAAAAAATTTTTTAACTTTCCTGAGACCTTATATCCATCCCAGTATGCTAGGTAAAGTTCAAACCTCCTACAACGAAACGGCTGCCACCTAA
- a CDS encoding ferredoxin-thioredoxin reductase variable chain, whose amino-acid sequence MKVGDRVRVIQSVVVYHHPEHKKGAFDLKGMEGEIKEIVTEWQGRPVSANLPVFVQFMPKFKAHFREDELEII is encoded by the coding sequence ATGAAAGTTGGCGATCGCGTTCGAGTGATTCAATCGGTTGTTGTCTACCATCATCCCGAGCATAAGAAGGGAGCATTCGATCTTAAAGGGATGGAAGGAGAAATTAAGGAGATCGTAACCGAATGGCAAGGCAGACCTGTTAGTGCAAATCTTCCTGTTTTCGTACAATTTATGCCTAAATTTAAAGCACATTTCCGAGAAGACGAGTTAGAAATTATTTGA
- the yidD gene encoding membrane protein insertion efficiency factor YidD, giving the protein MKSLLLLLLKGYKRFISPLLPPACRFTPTCSEYAMDAIARFGPLLGTKLAAQRIARCHPFHPGGYDPVPTVEEWQTHRNGQKKIVNLSQWKSHKSKRP; this is encoded by the coding sequence ATGAAAAGCTTACTCCTTTTGTTGTTAAAAGGCTACAAACGATTTATTTCGCCGCTGCTCCCGCCTGCTTGTCGCTTTACCCCGACTTGTTCGGAATATGCGATGGATGCGATCGCGCGTTTTGGGCCCCTTCTCGGTACGAAATTAGCCGCCCAGCGCATTGCTCGCTGCCATCCCTTCCATCCCGGCGGCTACGATCCCGTTCCCACCGTCGAAGAATGGCAAACCCACCGTAACGGTCAAAAAAAGATCGTTAACTTATCGCAATGGAAGTCTCACAAGTCGAAACGTCCCTAA
- a CDS encoding YdcF family protein — protein MQASKSKRRIPLWAIPLVGIALFATYKELKSLLVKPQAIFVLGGEERREAYAAKFARQHPDLPIWVSSGSPEDYAKRLFGNRGIARDRVYLDYAARDTVTNFTTLVDRLKAQNIHSVYLITSDDHMLRARIVGEIVFGSRGITIKPIAVPSGREPEPVQKCVRDGARAVLWLTTGYTGATLKVRG, from the coding sequence TTGCAAGCATCTAAGTCAAAAAGGCGCATTCCGCTATGGGCTATACCCCTCGTTGGAATTGCGCTCTTTGCTACTTACAAGGAGCTTAAAAGCTTATTAGTCAAGCCGCAGGCGATTTTTGTCCTGGGCGGCGAGGAACGGCGGGAGGCTTACGCCGCGAAATTTGCGCGACAGCATCCCGATTTGCCGATTTGGGTGTCCTCGGGCAGTCCGGAAGATTATGCTAAACGGCTATTTGGCAATCGGGGGATCGCGCGCGATCGCGTTTACCTCGACTACGCCGCCCGAGATACCGTTACCAACTTTACGACCTTAGTGGATCGCTTAAAAGCGCAAAATATCCACAGCGTCTATTTAATCACCTCCGACGATCATATGTTGCGCGCTCGCATCGTTGGCGAAATCGTCTTCGGCAGTCGCGGGATTACCATTAAGCCCATCGCCGTTCCCAGCGGACGCGAACCGGAACCCGTTCAAAAGTGCGTTCGCGATGGCGCGCGAGCGGTTTTGTGGCTGACGACGGGATATACTGGGGCAACGTTGAAAGTGCGGGGGTAG
- a CDS encoding Uma2 family endonuclease, which produces MVATLEKSQQQTYTPEEYFAIEETAEFKNEYRQGQIIPMTGGTVTHNQISGNLYLALRLGLNGKNFNVFIGDVRLWIPDASVYTYPDVMVISDRVEYHNNRKDTIVNPQIIIEVLPRSSRRYDRGEQFDYYRTIPSFQEYILVEQSQTKIEQFVKTDRKRWLYREDDAEDTILSFETLQLEVPITEVYNKVELGEEEAASE; this is translated from the coding sequence ATGGTTGCTACTCTCGAAAAATCCCAACAACAGACTTATACGCCAGAAGAGTATTTCGCGATTGAGGAAACCGCTGAGTTTAAAAATGAATATCGCCAAGGACAGATTATACCGATGACAGGGGGAACTGTAACTCACAACCAAATTAGCGGCAATCTCTATTTAGCATTGCGTCTGGGTTTAAACGGCAAGAACTTCAATGTTTTTATTGGAGATGTCCGGCTATGGATTCCCGATGCTTCAGTTTACACTTACCCGGATGTTATGGTAATTAGCGATCGCGTGGAATATCATAACAATCGTAAAGATACAATCGTCAATCCTCAAATTATCATTGAAGTCTTACCAAGATCGAGTCGCCGTTACGACCGGGGCGAACAATTTGATTATTATCGAACGATTCCAAGCTTTCAAGAATATATTTTAGTCGAACAGTCGCAAACAAAAATCGAGCAATTTGTCAAGACCGATCGCAAGCGTTGGTTGTATCGCGAGGACGATGCGGAAGATACAATTTTAAGCTTTGAAACGCTTCAGTTAGAAGTTCCCATCACCGAGGTTTACAATAAAGTTGAATTGGGGGAAGAGGAAGCAGCGAGTGAGTAG
- the radA gene encoding DNA repair protein RadA produces the protein MAKPRTSFSCNECGAESPQWFGKCPTCGTYNSLEEQVLAPETPGVINRGGWQSSKSSSRRTTGTPEPRASVRFSQIAEDVQVRFPSGYAEFDRVLGGGVVPGSLVLIGGDPGIGKSTLLLQTANQLAKNFRVLYVSAEESGQQVKLRAGRLGVGTSVLEGEGNGKAAEVRTTDPNLYVLPETDLEEILRELESLKPNVAVIDSIQTLYFASLSSAPGSVAQVRECTSALMQVAKRENITLLIVGHVTKEGAIAGPRVLEHLVDTVLYFEGDRYASHRLLRSVKNRFGSTHEIGIFEMAERGLEEVANPSELFLGSRDEFVPGTSTVVACEGTRPLVVELQALVSPTSYASPRRSTTGVDYNRLQQILAVLEKRVGVPLSKLDAYVASAGGLGVGEPAGDLGMAIAIVASFRDRIVDPRTVLIGEVGLGGQVRLVSQMELRLKEAAKLGFKRAIVPKGQNYADDVGLEIIPVGKVIDAIVAAIPPQPRFGSTPQIEGEEEEEFGEMEE, from the coding sequence ATGGCAAAACCGCGCACGAGCTTCTCTTGTAATGAATGTGGCGCTGAATCTCCCCAATGGTTCGGCAAGTGTCCTACCTGCGGAACTTACAACTCTCTGGAGGAGCAAGTTCTCGCGCCAGAAACGCCGGGAGTCATTAATCGGGGCGGTTGGCAGTCGAGCAAGTCTTCTTCGCGCCGAACGACGGGAACCCCAGAACCGCGAGCATCGGTGCGTTTTTCCCAAATTGCAGAGGACGTACAGGTTCGCTTTCCTTCGGGCTATGCAGAGTTCGATCGCGTTTTGGGGGGCGGCGTAGTTCCGGGTTCGTTGGTGCTGATTGGGGGAGATCCCGGAATTGGCAAGTCAACTTTATTATTGCAAACGGCGAACCAGTTAGCAAAAAATTTCCGCGTTCTTTATGTGAGTGCGGAGGAATCGGGACAACAGGTGAAGTTGCGCGCGGGGCGGTTGGGGGTAGGAACTTCGGTGTTGGAGGGCGAGGGGAATGGGAAGGCGGCGGAGGTGAGAACCACGGATCCGAATTTGTACGTGCTGCCGGAGACAGATTTAGAAGAAATATTAAGAGAACTGGAATCGTTGAAGCCGAATGTGGCGGTGATTGATAGTATTCAAACGCTGTATTTTGCTTCGTTAAGTTCTGCCCCGGGTTCGGTAGCGCAGGTGAGAGAGTGTACCTCGGCGTTGATGCAGGTGGCGAAGCGGGAGAATATTACCCTGTTGATTGTCGGTCATGTGACTAAAGAAGGCGCGATCGCGGGGCCGAGGGTGTTGGAACATTTAGTCGATACGGTATTGTATTTTGAGGGCGATCGTTACGCTTCGCATCGATTGTTGCGATCGGTTAAAAATCGCTTCGGTTCGACGCACGAAATCGGGATTTTTGAAATGGCGGAACGGGGTTTGGAGGAAGTGGCAAACCCTTCTGAGTTATTTTTGGGCAGTCGCGATGAGTTTGTTCCCGGGACTTCTACTGTCGTTGCTTGCGAAGGGACTCGCCCGTTAGTGGTGGAGTTGCAAGCATTGGTGAGTCCGACGAGTTATGCTTCGCCGCGCCGTTCGACGACGGGGGTAGATTACAATCGCTTGCAGCAGATTTTAGCGGTGTTGGAAAAACGGGTTGGCGTTCCCCTCTCGAAGTTGGATGCTTACGTCGCTTCGGCGGGCGGATTGGGGGTAGGGGAACCGGCGGGGGATTTAGGGATGGCGATCGCGATTGTAGCAAGTTTCCGCGATCGCATCGTCGATCCGCGCACGGTGTTAATCGGCGAAGTGGGATTGGGCGGACAGGTGCGTTTGGTGTCGCAGATGGAATTGCGGTTAAAGGAAGCGGCTAAACTAGGATTTAAACGCGCGATCGTTCCTAAAGGGCAAAATTATGCCGACGATGTAGGTTTGGAAATTATTCCCGTTGGAAAAGTAATCGATGCGATTGTCGCTGCAATTCCGCCGCAACCGCGATTCGGTAGCACCCCGCAAATCGAAGGGGAAGAGGAAGAAGAATTTGGGGAAATGGAAGAATAA
- a CDS encoding o-succinylbenzoate synthase: MEVSQVETSLTYRLELRPYQYRFRQPLKTYHGVWTVREGALVRLSDDKGREGWGEIAPLPWFGSETLEDAIAWCKNYGSVVTSAEIAAIPAHLPACQFALESALEQCLHPHSARELPPQHYSYLLPAGARALQAWQPLWEAGGRTFKWKIGVEPIAVELQLFDRLVEELPPGVKLRLDANGGLTLATAKQWLSSSERAGCVEFIEQPLSPDEFETMLRLSDSSAIPLALDESVASLVQLQDCHNRGWRGIFVIKAAIAGSPQRLRQFCQHHPLDAVFSSVFETAIGRQAALHLAAELGNPHRAVGFGIESWFDGEG, translated from the coding sequence ATGGAAGTCTCACAAGTCGAAACGTCCCTAACCTATCGCCTCGAACTTCGCCCCTACCAATACCGCTTTCGCCAACCTTTAAAGACTTATCATGGGGTATGGACGGTACGCGAAGGAGCGCTCGTGCGTTTGAGCGACGATAAGGGACGCGAAGGTTGGGGCGAAATTGCGCCGTTACCGTGGTTTGGCTCGGAAACCCTCGAAGACGCGATCGCGTGGTGCAAAAACTATGGCTCGGTAGTAACAAGCGCTGAGATTGCCGCCATTCCCGCCCATCTTCCCGCCTGTCAATTTGCCTTAGAATCGGCTTTGGAGCAATGCTTGCATCCGCATTCGGCTCGCGAGCTTCCACCGCAACACTACAGTTATTTACTGCCCGCCGGAGCGAGAGCGTTACAAGCTTGGCAACCGCTGTGGGAGGCAGGAGGGCGCACGTTTAAATGGAAAATTGGCGTTGAGCCAATCGCAGTAGAACTTCAATTATTCGATCGCTTGGTTGAAGAATTGCCCCCAGGGGTTAAACTTCGCTTGGATGCGAATGGCGGCTTAACCTTAGCCACTGCTAAACAATGGCTGAGTTCCTCAGAGCGAGCGGGATGCGTTGAGTTTATCGAGCAACCCCTATCGCCGGACGAGTTCGAGACGATGTTGCGCTTGAGCGATAGCAGCGCTATTCCTTTGGCTTTGGATGAATCCGTGGCGAGTTTAGTCCAACTTCAAGATTGTCACAATCGCGGCTGGCGCGGTATCTTCGTTATCAAAGCTGCGATCGCCGGTTCTCCTCAACGCCTGCGCCAATTTTGTCAGCACCATCCCCTCGATGCTGTTTTTTCTTCTGTCTTTGAAACCGCGATCGGCAGACAAGCGGCTTTACACCTCGCCGCCGAACTCGGCAACCCTCACCGCGCTGTCGGTTTTGGCATTGAAAGTTGGTTTGATGGCGAGGGCTAA
- a CDS encoding cofactor assembly of complex C subunit B, with translation MSKPDPNRILRLLPLVGGSIGGILLLVNRFASEGLTESQSRSDVVGVILSALLILVGLIWQQIQPRSPDTVTLAGEEGFELAEHLPEAVKIELAWASHLLLTNTVTRSLVLYYDGKTLMRRGILGKNPEVKPGAILKRVLDKRKAVYLVDLKVYPGRIEFDHLPENTQGAIAQPVGAKGILILGANAPRSYTKQDERWIEGIADKLGETLERNS, from the coding sequence GTGTCTAAACCCGATCCGAATCGAATTCTGCGACTACTGCCCTTAGTTGGGGGCAGTATAGGGGGGATTTTATTATTAGTTAATCGCTTCGCAAGCGAGGGGTTAACCGAGTCGCAGTCTCGTTCGGATGTGGTGGGCGTAATCTTAAGTGCGTTATTGATTTTGGTGGGATTGATTTGGCAGCAGATTCAACCGCGATCGCCCGATACGGTTACTTTAGCAGGCGAAGAAGGCTTTGAACTCGCCGAACATCTGCCCGAAGCGGTCAAAATTGAGTTAGCTTGGGCATCGCATTTATTATTAACGAATACGGTAACGCGATCGCTCGTTCTTTACTACGATGGCAAAACTTTGATGCGGCGCGGCATTTTAGGTAAAAACCCGGAAGTAAAACCGGGCGCAATTCTCAAGCGCGTGCTAGACAAACGTAAAGCCGTCTATTTAGTCGATTTAAAAGTTTATCCCGGTCGGATTGAATTCGACCATCTCCCAGAAAATACGCAGGGCGCGATCGCGCAGCCGGTAGGAGCGAAAGGAATCCTGATTCTAGGAGCGAATGCGCCGCGCAGCTATACTAAACAAGACGAGCGGTGGATAGAAGGAATTGCCGACAAGCTCGGAGAAACCTTAGAACGTAATTCGTAA
- the gcvH gene encoding glycine cleavage system protein GcvH, whose protein sequence is MELEYPDDLKYLDTHEYVRLDGEIATIGISAYAIDQLGDIVFIELPAEGDNIEAGETFGTVESVKAVEELKAPVTGTVIERNEGAISAPEDIVVDPYGEGWLLKVRLDNPDSDLEDVLTANEYRALVEGE, encoded by the coding sequence ATGGAACTTGAATATCCGGACGATTTAAAGTATCTAGATACTCACGAATACGTGCGTTTGGATGGCGAGATTGCCACCATTGGGATTAGCGCCTATGCAATCGACCAGCTTGGCGATATCGTCTTTATCGAATTGCCTGCGGAAGGGGATAATATCGAAGCGGGCGAAACTTTTGGAACGGTGGAGTCGGTGAAAGCGGTTGAAGAGTTGAAAGCGCCGGTTACGGGAACGGTAATCGAACGCAACGAAGGCGCGATCTCCGCCCCGGAAGACATTGTGGTGGATCCCTACGGGGAGGGGTGGTTGTTGAAAGTTCGCCTCGATAATCCCGATAGCGATCTCGAGGATGTTCTGACTGCGAACGAATATCGCGCGCTAGTTGAGGGCGAGTAA
- a CDS encoding aldose epimerase yields the protein MDSVFAIAIEQDQYKSYILTDQEHQSRLEIVPERGGIATKWRIQGQDILYLDEERFADPRASVRGGIPILFPICGNLPGDTYTRNGKSYQLKQHGFARDLPWEVRSRLTDDCAGIILALDSNARTRALYPFDFQLEFTYRLKGMTLAIEQRYTNRSKDIMPFSTGLHPYFWCADKTQLEFEIPATHVEGKGVPEGKSFNGTFDFDVDEIDVALRPVTGSTAIVRDRRRKLQIDISYSKIYSTLVFWTLKGKNYVCLEPWSAPRNALNTGENLTYLEPGQTCEARVELRVSYL from the coding sequence ATGGATTCGGTATTTGCGATCGCGATCGAGCAAGACCAATACAAAAGCTACATCCTGACCGACCAAGAACACCAAAGCCGCTTGGAAATCGTACCGGAACGCGGCGGTATTGCTACAAAATGGCGCATCCAAGGTCAAGACATTCTTTATTTGGATGAAGAACGGTTTGCAGATCCGCGCGCAAGCGTTCGCGGCGGGATTCCGATTTTATTTCCCATCTGCGGCAATTTGCCCGGAGATACTTACACGCGCAACGGCAAGTCCTATCAACTCAAACAGCACGGTTTTGCGCGCGATTTACCTTGGGAAGTGCGATCGCGCCTAACGGATGATTGCGCGGGAATTATCCTCGCGCTTGATAGCAATGCTCGGACTCGCGCCCTCTATCCGTTTGATTTTCAACTGGAATTTACCTATCGCCTCAAAGGAATGACGCTGGCGATCGAGCAACGCTATACCAATCGTTCCAAGGATATCATGCCTTTCTCGACGGGTTTGCACCCCTATTTTTGGTGCGCGGATAAAACTCAGCTTGAATTTGAGATTCCCGCTACCCACGTCGAGGGTAAAGGAGTCCCCGAAGGGAAGAGCTTTAATGGAACTTTTGATTTTGATGTCGATGAGATCGATGTTGCCTTGCGTCCGGTGACGGGAAGTACCGCGATCGTGCGCGATCGCCGTCGCAAGCTCCAAATCGACATCTCCTACTCCAAAATCTACTCCACCCTCGTTTTTTGGACGCTGAAGGGCAAAAATTACGTTTGTTTGGAGCCGTGGAGCGCGCCGCGCAATGCCCTCAATACCGGCGAAAATTTGACGTACCTGGAACCGGGGCAGACTTGCGAAGCTCGTGTCGAGTTGCGCGTCAGTTATTTGTAA
- the rpaB gene encoding response regulator transcription factor RpaB, whose protein sequence is METHKEKILVVDDEASIRRILETRLSMIGYDVVTAADGEEAISTFRTADPDLVVLDVMMPKLDGYGVCQELRKESDIPIIMLTALGDVADRITGLELGADDYVVKPFSPKELEARIRSVLRRVEKNGSPGIPSSGVIQVGSIKIDTNKRQVYKGDERIRLTGMEFSLLELLVSRSGEAFSRSEILQEVWGYTPERHVDTRVVDVHISRLRAKLEDDPSNPELILTARGTGYLFQRILEPGEEK, encoded by the coding sequence TTGGAAACTCATAAGGAAAAAATTCTCGTTGTCGATGATGAAGCAAGCATTCGCCGCATCTTGGAAACTCGCTTGTCAATGATTGGCTACGATGTCGTCACCGCAGCAGATGGAGAGGAAGCGATTTCAACTTTCCGCACGGCAGATCCGGATTTGGTGGTATTAGACGTGATGATGCCGAAGTTGGACGGTTACGGCGTGTGCCAAGAACTGCGTAAGGAATCCGATATCCCCATTATTATGCTAACGGCTTTGGGTGATGTTGCCGATCGCATTACCGGATTGGAACTCGGTGCGGACGATTACGTGGTGAAACCCTTCTCGCCCAAGGAACTCGAAGCGAGAATTCGTTCCGTTCTACGACGAGTTGAGAAAAATGGTAGTCCCGGAATTCCCAGTTCTGGGGTGATTCAAGTCGGTTCGATTAAAATCGATACCAACAAGCGCCAAGTGTACAAAGGCGACGAACGCATCCGCCTGACGGGAATGGAGTTTAGCCTGCTAGAATTGCTTGTCAGTCGCTCTGGGGAAGCATTTTCGCGATCGGAAATTTTGCAGGAAGTTTGGGGATATACCCCCGAACGCCACGTCGATACGCGCGTGGTGGACGTTCACATTTCCAGATTGCGCGCCAAATTAGAGGACGATCCCAGCAATCCCGAGTTAATTTTAACCGCACGCGGAACGGGATATTTATTTCAACGCATCCTCGAACCCGGTGAAGAAAAGTAG
- a CDS encoding diacylglycerol/polyprenol kinase family protein, giving the protein MSFSLSSINYQLLTINELFPIGLTTIYLILVIVIAEALNRLTHFGAEFTRKIVHIGAGQVMLFAWIFNIPAWVGIGAAAIAALVAIVSYFLPILPSINSVGRKSLGTFFYALSIGLLVAWFWPLQLPQYAAIGILVMAWGDGLAAVVGQRFGRHPYTLWGSRKSWEGTLVMAGVSSLVTFLILGAVQGASWQTAGISAAVGSFAALLEAFSRVGIDNLTVPLGSAALSFFLNSR; this is encoded by the coding sequence ATGAGTTTCTCATTATCAAGTATTAATTACCAATTATTAACGATTAACGAGCTATTTCCGATTGGCTTAACAACGATATATCTCATTCTTGTTATTGTTATCGCTGAGGCGTTAAATCGTTTAACTCATTTTGGAGCAGAATTCACGCGCAAAATCGTGCATATTGGAGCGGGGCAGGTGATGCTTTTCGCTTGGATTTTTAACATCCCGGCTTGGGTGGGCATAGGGGCGGCAGCGATCGCGGCGCTTGTTGCTATTGTCTCTTATTTTTTGCCGATTCTGCCTAGTATTAACAGCGTCGGGCGCAAGAGTTTGGGAACTTTTTTTTATGCCCTCAGTATTGGCTTATTGGTGGCTTGGTTTTGGCCCTTGCAATTGCCGCAGTACGCCGCGATCGGCATTTTGGTGATGGCGTGGGGCGATGGACTTGCTGCGGTTGTCGGGCAACGTTTTGGCAGACATCCCTATACACTCTGGGGCAGTCGCAAAAGTTGGGAAGGAACGCTAGTGATGGCGGGAGTTAGCAGTTTGGTGACGTTTTTGATTTTAGGTGCGGTGCAGGGCGCAAGTTGGCAAACGGCTGGTATTTCGGCGGCGGTGGGCAGTTTTGCGGCGTTACTAGAAGCGTTTTCTCGCGTTGGGATCGATAATTTAACCGTACCGCTCGGAAGCGCTGCTTTGAGCTTTTTCTTGAACTCGAGATAG
- a CDS encoding ABC transporter ATP-binding protein produces MTDSYPAVILHLQEATRQYSSQAPPAVNAVTLTLHSGDILSFLGPSGCGKTTLLRLIAGFERPDGGTIEIASRKVAGLGHWLPPEKRGVGMVFQDYALFPHLNVSQNVTFGLSNSSGKLSAAAQQRAGEVLALVGLQGLEKRYPHQLSGGQQQRVALARALAPRPQLVLLDEPLSNLDAQVRLRLRQELREILKAAGTSAIFVTHDQEEALSISDWIAVMRQGQLEQFGSPETIYQEPATHFVAEFVAQSNSIPARREGKGWVTEIGYFQDNKNDNNDNIERGELMVRQEDLILQEDEAGEAVVRDRQFLGREHRYRLETPSGRELIARMDALKVLPVGARIKVSVAGGNYRVFPLESNNF; encoded by the coding sequence ATGACTGACTCCTACCCTGCCGTTATTCTCCACCTCCAAGAAGCAACCCGACAGTATTCTTCTCAAGCACCGCCCGCAGTCAATGCCGTTACCCTAACCCTCCATTCCGGCGACATCCTCAGCTTCCTAGGTCCCTCCGGTTGTGGCAAAACAACCTTACTGCGACTGATTGCTGGTTTTGAGCGACCGGATGGAGGCACAATTGAAATTGCCAGTCGTAAAGTTGCTGGGTTGGGACATTGGTTGCCTCCAGAAAAGCGCGGCGTGGGGATGGTGTTTCAGGACTACGCCCTGTTTCCCCATCTTAACGTCAGCCAAAATGTTACTTTTGGGTTATCGAATTCGAGCGGAAAACTCTCGGCAGCCGCCCAACAACGTGCGGGCGAAGTCTTAGCCTTGGTCGGGCTGCAAGGACTGGAAAAGCGCTACCCGCACCAACTCTCAGGCGGACAGCAGCAGCGTGTCGCCCTCGCCCGCGCCCTCGCACCGCGCCCGCAACTGGTGCTGCTCGACGAACCGTTAAGCAATTTAGACGCACAAGTGCGCTTGCGCCTGCGGCAGGAGTTGCGAGAAATTCTCAAAGCGGCGGGAACTTCAGCGATTTTTGTGACCCACGACCAAGAAGAAGCACTCTCAATTTCCGACTGGATAGCCGTGATGCGGCAGGGACAATTAGAGCAATTTGGTAGCCCGGAGACGATTTATCAGGAACCAGCAACACACTTTGTGGCGGAATTTGTCGCTCAATCGAACTCAATCCCGGCTCGACGAGAGGGGAAGGGTTGGGTTACGGAAATTGGTTATTTTCAGGATAATAAGAACGATAACAACGATAATATCGAGCGCGGCGAATTGATGGTTCGGCAGGAAGACTTAATATTGCAAGAGGATGAAGCGGGGGAAGCGGTCGTGCGCGATCGCCAATTTCTCGGTCGCGAGCATCGCTATCGCTTGGAAACGCCATCGGGACGAGAATTAATTGCCCGTATGGATGCCCTAAAAGTGCTGCCCGTCGGCGCGAGAATTAAGGTTTCGGTTGCCGGAGGCAATTACCGCGTTTTTCCCCTTGAGTCAAATAATTTCTAA